Proteins encoded together in one Ammospiza nelsoni isolate bAmmNel1 chromosome Z, bAmmNel1.pri, whole genome shotgun sequence window:
- the TNFAIP8 gene encoding tumor necrosis factor alpha-induced protein 8 isoform X2, whose amino-acid sequence MATDVFNSKSLAIQAQKKILGKMVSKSIATTLIDDTSSDVLDELYRVTKEYTQNKKEAEKIIKNLIKIVLKLAILYRNNQFNQDEIALMEKFKKKVHQLAKTVVSFHQVDYTFDRNFLSKLLNECRELLHEIIQRHLTAKSHGRVNNVFDHFSDCEFLAALYNPFGPYKIHLQKLCDGVNKMLDEGNI is encoded by the coding sequence TGGCCACAGATGTCTTCAACTCCAAAAGTCTGGCCATTCAGGCCCAGAAGAAGATCCTTGGAAAAATGGTGTCCAAATCAATAGCAACTACTTTGATTGATGATACAAGCAGTGATGTTTTAGATGAGCTTTACAGAGTAACAAAGGAatatacacaaaataaaaaagaagcagagaagaTAATCAAAAACCTCATTAAAATAGTCCTCAAATTGGCAATTCTCTACAGGAACAACCAATTTAATCAAGATGAAATAGCCCTGATGGAGAAATTCAAGAAGAAGGTTCATCAGCTGGCTAAGACCGTGGTGAGTTTCCATCAGGTGGATTATACCTTTGACAGGAACTTTTTGTCCAAACTGTTGAATGAATGTAGAGAGCTGCTCCATGAAATCATTCAGCGTCACCTAACTGCGAAGTCACACGGACGCGTCAACAATGTGTTTGATCACTTCTCTGATTGTGAATTTTTGGCTGCCTTGTACAATCCGTTTGGACCTTATAAAATCCATCTGCAGAAACTTTGTGATGGGGTCAACAAAATGCTAGATGAGGGGAACATATAA
- the TNFAIP8 gene encoding tumor necrosis factor alpha-induced protein 8 isoform X1, whose protein sequence is MSSEADEPKEVATDVFNSKSLAIQAQKKILGKMVSKSIATTLIDDTSSDVLDELYRVTKEYTQNKKEAEKIIKNLIKIVLKLAILYRNNQFNQDEIALMEKFKKKVHQLAKTVVSFHQVDYTFDRNFLSKLLNECRELLHEIIQRHLTAKSHGRVNNVFDHFSDCEFLAALYNPFGPYKIHLQKLCDGVNKMLDEGNI, encoded by the coding sequence TGGCCACAGATGTCTTCAACTCCAAAAGTCTGGCCATTCAGGCCCAGAAGAAGATCCTTGGAAAAATGGTGTCCAAATCAATAGCAACTACTTTGATTGATGATACAAGCAGTGATGTTTTAGATGAGCTTTACAGAGTAACAAAGGAatatacacaaaataaaaaagaagcagagaagaTAATCAAAAACCTCATTAAAATAGTCCTCAAATTGGCAATTCTCTACAGGAACAACCAATTTAATCAAGATGAAATAGCCCTGATGGAGAAATTCAAGAAGAAGGTTCATCAGCTGGCTAAGACCGTGGTGAGTTTCCATCAGGTGGATTATACCTTTGACAGGAACTTTTTGTCCAAACTGTTGAATGAATGTAGAGAGCTGCTCCATGAAATCATTCAGCGTCACCTAACTGCGAAGTCACACGGACGCGTCAACAATGTGTTTGATCACTTCTCTGATTGTGAATTTTTGGCTGCCTTGTACAATCCGTTTGGACCTTATAAAATCCATCTGCAGAAACTTTGTGATGGGGTCAACAAAATGCTAGATGAGGGGAACATATAA